The sequence below is a genomic window from Sinorhizobium terangae.
GGATCGCTGCCGCCGCAGCGATCGACCCGGTTTGCCGCTGGGACGGGAGCGATTGTCGCCGGGGATGTCATCGGCGGTACGAAAGCAGTCCGGCAACCGCAATGCCCGTTTCTGCAACACGCTCGACGGTCAGCTTCATAGTAAATCTATCTGCAAACTGATTTGAATTCTTGCCGCCGGAATGGGCTTGATCTATATAATATATATCTAAGATGCCTACAGCGTCGCGCGTCTTATCAGACGCGCTAAGGTCGCTGTAGCACTTTGAATTGCTGCATGTTTTTGTCCTTTAATCGGCTACGATTAAAGGCAACATGCAGGAAGGGAACGTCTGCGCCGTCACGATGCGCGGCGTGTTGGGCGCTACCCCCCCGCGCGGCGCGTCTGTCTGACGCGAAAGGACGTCGTAGTACGTTGAATTGCCGCAAGTTTTCGCCCTTGAACCGGCTACGATTTAAGGGAACATGCGGTGCAAAATTCCTTCTCGAAAGCGATGCCTCATGCTCACGAAAAAAGGAAAATACGGTCTGAAGGCAATGGTTGACCTTGCCCAGCTTCAGCCGGGCGAGACGGCCTTTATCACCGACATCGCCGTCCGAAACAATTTGCCGAAGAAATTCCTCGACACGATCATGCTGGAACTTAGGAACGCCGGGTTCCTTCGCTCCAAGAAGGGCCCGGGCGGCGGTTATTCGCTGGCGCGTCCGGCAACAGAAATCCGCGTCGGCCAGGTGATCCGCACCCTCGACGGCCCGCTCGCGCCGATCCGCTGCGCCAGCCGCACGGCCTTCGAAGCCTGCGACGACTGTCGTGATCCGGAAAACTGTCACGTGCGGCGCTCGATGGTGGTCGTGCGCGATGCCATGGCAGGAATTCTCGACAACATGACGCTCGAACAGTTCGCCGCCGGCGAGAAGGAAGAGGGCGAGAAGAAAGAGACCGTGGCCGCGCTTCGCAGCGAAGCCGGTTGAGGTCTTACCCTTCGTAAACAACCGGACTGATGGTCTGCAGTTTGAAGTGTGCCGCGTGCTTTGTCGTTCGGCGCGGGGGTGCGATGCCGGCGCGCAACGCAACTCGGCGTTCTTGATCGATGGTCGCCAGACAGACGTTGGTCCGTCTTTCCAGATCGTAATCGACCCCTTCGACCGCATCCTTCTGGACCAGGCCTCCCCCGCTCCTCAGCACTGAAACTCTCTCGGGATTCCCGGCCCTTCGGCCCCGCAGAACTTCGCCATCATTCATCACGGAATCGCATCGTCTCATCTAATCGTTTCATGATTCGCATCCGGCATCGCCCTTGACTCCTGCCGGTGCACCTTTACACATAGAGTTGTCAGACATCTTACATAAAGAGGGATCGTGGCTGA
It includes:
- a CDS encoding RrF2 family transcriptional regulator, whose product is MLTKKGKYGLKAMVDLAQLQPGETAFITDIAVRNNLPKKFLDTIMLELRNAGFLRSKKGPGGGYSLARPATEIRVGQVIRTLDGPLAPIRCASRTAFEACDDCRDPENCHVRRSMVVVRDAMAGILDNMTLEQFAAGEKEEGEKKETVAALRSEAG